The Ornithodoros turicata isolate Travis chromosome 9, ASM3712646v1, whole genome shotgun sequence genome includes a region encoding these proteins:
- the LOC135369143 gene encoding uncharacterized protein LOC135369143 translates to MDQNQSRHAQYLPTSPPAVITTLYTRFFWLEPCILAVSALVWMDQNQSRHAQYLPTSPPAVITTLYTRFFWLEPCILAVSALVWMDQNQSRHAQYLPTSPPAVITTLYTRFLWLEPSILAVSSLVWMDQNQSRHAQYLPTSPPAVITTLYTRFLWLEPSILAVSSLVWMDQNQSRHAQYLPTSPPAVITHCIPGERQVRRRPSRS, encoded by the exons ATGGATCAAAACCAGTCCCGTCATGCACAATATCTCCCGACTTCTCCACCGGCTGTGATAACTACATTGTACACCAG GTTTTTCTGGTTGGAACCGTGTATTCTTGCGGTATCAGCGCTGGTCTGGATGGATCAAAACCAGTCCCGTCATGCACAATATCTCCCGACTTCTCCACCGGCTGTGATAACTACATTGTACACCAG GTTTTTCTGGTTGGAACCGTGTATTCTTGCGGTATCAGCGCTGGTCTGGATGGATCAAAACCAGTCCCGTCATGCACAATATCTCCCGACTTCTCCACCGGCTGTGATAACTACATTGTATACCAG GTTTCTCTGGTTGGAACCGTCTATTCTTGCGGTATCATCGCTGGTCTGGATGGATCAAAACCAGTCCCGTCATGCACAATATCTCCCGACTTCTCCACCGGCTGTGATAACTACATTGTATACCAG GTTTCTCTGGTTGGAACCGTCTATTCTTGCGGTATCATCGCTGGTCTGGATGGATCAAAACCAGTCCCGTCATGCACAATATCTCCCGACTTCTCCACCGGCTGTGATAACTCATTGTATACCAGGTGAGCGACAAGTACGACGTCGACCTTCGAGGTCTTAA
- the LOC135369142 gene encoding uncharacterized protein LOC135369142, giving the protein MDQNQSVMHNLSDFSTGCDNYIVHQVFLVGTVYSCGISGGLDGIKTIPSCTISPDFSTGCDNYIVHQVFLVGTVFLRYQRWSGWIKTSPSCTISPDFSTGCDNYIVHQVFLVGTVYSCGISVVWMDQNQSRHAQYLPTSPPAVITTLYTRFFWLEPSILAVSAVVWMDQNQSRHAQYLPTSPPAVITTLYTRFFWLEPCILAVSALVWMDQNQSRHAQYLPTSPPAVITTLYTRFFWLEPCILAVSALVWMDQNQSRHAQYLPTSPPAVITTLYTRFFWLEPCILAVSALVWMDQNQSRHAQYLPTSPPAVITHCYTR; this is encoded by the exons ATGGATCAAAACCAGTCCGTCATGCACAATCTCTCCGACTTCTCCACCGGCTGTGATAACTACATTGTACACCAG GTTTTTCTGGTTGGAACCGTCTATTCTTGCGGTATCAGCGGTGGTCTGGATGGGATCAAAACCATCCCGTCATGCACAATATCTCCCGACTTCTCCACCGGCTGTGATAACTACATTGTACACCAG GTTTTTCTGGTTGGAACCGTATTCTTGCGGTATCAGCGCTGGTCTGGATGGATCAAAACCAGTCCGTCATGCACAATATCTCCCGACTTCTCCACCGGCTGTGATAACTACATTGTACACCAG GTTTTTCTGGTTGGAACCGTGTATTCTTGCGGTATCAGCGTGGTCTGGATGGATCAAAACCAGTCCCGTCATGCACAATATCTCCCGACTTCTCCACCGGCTGTGATAACTACATTGTACACCAG GTTTTTCTGGTTGGAACCGTCTATTCTTGCGGTATCAGCGGTGGTCTGGATGGATCAAAACCAGTCCCGTCATGCACAATATCTCCCGACTTCTCCACCGGCTGTGATAACTACATTGTACACCAG GTTTTTCTGGTTGGAACCGTGTATTCTTGCGGTATCAGCGCTGGTCTGGATGGATCAAAACCAGTCCCGTCATGCACAATATCTCCCGACTTCTCCACCGGCTGTGATAACTACATTGTACACCAG GTTTTTCTGGTTGGAACCGTGTATTCTTGCGGTATCAGCGCTGGTCTGGATGGATCAAAACCAGTCCCGTCATGCACAATATCTCCCGACTTCTCCACCGGCTGTGATAACTACATTGTACACCAG GTTTTTCTGGTTGGAACCGTGTATTCTTGCGGTATCAGCGCTGGTCTGGATGGATCAAAACCAGTCCCGTCATGCACAATATCTCCCGACTTCTCCACCGGCTGTGATAACACATTGTTACACCAGGTGA